A window of Methanobrevibacter sp. TMH8 contains these coding sequences:
- the hmgA gene encoding hydroxymethylglutaryl-CoA reductase (NADPH) codes for MEPNNIIQKLKNGEIKLYEVEKHTSSVEEAIDTRRRFIEEISNTNLDTIAKYSLDMESAGKKNIENPIGTIQIPIGVAGPLKINGEYIKNSDTNNNEFYVPLATSEGALVASVNRGCSTITEAGGVNTRVIDDKMTRAPVIKAKSASETVKIKQWFENNFQNLKEIAETTTSHGKLIKIDPILIVGNYVYPRFVYSTGDSMGMNMVTIATEKVLELLLDECEAQIIALSGNVCVDKKPSSINLVEGRGKTVVADIVIPAEIVKNKLKTTAEAIVEVNVAKNLLGSAASGSMGFNAHYANMIGAIFLATGQDVAHVVEGSLGITTAEDRDGDLYFSVSMPDLPIATVGGGTSLKTAQESLEILGVVGSGKAKKFAEIVIATVLAGELSLIGALAAGHLARAHQQLGR; via the coding sequence ATGGAACCTAATAATATCATCCAAAAACTCAAAAATGGTGAAATAAAGCTTTATGAAGTTGAAAAACATACTTCATCAGTTGAAGAAGCTATAGACACAAGAAGAAGGTTTATTGAAGAAATTTCTAATACAAATCTTGATACAATAGCTAAATACTCTCTTGATATGGAATCAGCTGGGAAAAAAAATATTGAAAATCCTATTGGAACTATTCAAATCCCAATTGGAGTAGCTGGTCCTTTAAAAATCAATGGAGAGTATATTAAAAATAGTGATACTAATAATAATGAATTTTATGTTCCATTAGCTACTTCTGAAGGAGCCCTTGTAGCTTCAGTAAATAGAGGTTGTTCAACAATAACCGAAGCAGGAGGAGTAAACACCAGAGTCATTGATGATAAAATGACTAGAGCTCCTGTTATCAAAGCAAAATCAGCTTCAGAAACTGTAAAAATCAAACAATGGTTTGAAAATAACTTCCAAAACTTAAAAGAAATAGCTGAAACAACAACAAGCCATGGAAAATTGATAAAAATTGATCCAATTCTCATTGTAGGAAATTATGTTTATCCTCGTTTTGTTTATTCTACTGGAGATAGTATGGGTATGAACATGGTAACCATAGCTACTGAGAAGGTTCTTGAACTTTTATTAGATGAATGTGAAGCTCAAATAATTGCACTCAGTGGTAATGTCTGTGTTGATAAAAAACCATCTTCAATTAATTTAGTTGAAGGTAGAGGAAAAACTGTGGTAGCTGATATAGTTATTCCTGCAGAAATAGTGAAAAATAAGTTAAAAACCACAGCAGAAGCAATTGTAGAGGTTAATGTAGCAAAAAATCTCCTTGGTTCAGCTGCAAGTGGAAGTATGGGTTTTAATGCGCATTATGCAAATATGATTGGAGCTATATTTTTAGCTACTGGCCAAGATGTTGCCCATGTCGTTGAAGGATCTCTTGGAATCACTACTGCAGAAGATAGAGATGGGGATTTATATTTCTCTGTATCCATGCCCGATTTACCAATAGCTACTGTTGGTGGAGGAACAAGTCTTAAAACAGCACAAGAATCTCTTGAAATTTTAGGAGTAGTAGGTTCTGGAAAAGCTAAAAAATTTGCAGAAATAGTAATAGCTACTGTTTTAGCTGGAGAATTATCATTGATTGGAGCATTAGCTGCTGGACATTTAGCTAGAGCTCATCAACAATTAGGGAGATAA
- a CDS encoding Fic family protein, which yields MTDKYKVLIEKKNLLKNNIHLLSKEILENYTTDFNINFTHDSTAIEGNTLTLKETKLLLEDKISVGSKDLREVYEIVNHEKAWNYVKTLIKKGKNLDETIIKEIHRILMENIMEGGEYRDIDVRITGAKHSPPSPIIAKIELNEFFKKLKNNDFNEIAYSAYTHAEFVRIHPFTDGNGRISRIIMNYQLVKNDFLPISIKTKDKNNYYDALEEYGINNNLNPFIKMIYELEEEQLDFYLNAIKLRKNKDL from the coding sequence ATGACAGATAAATACAAAGTTCTAATTGAAAAAAAAAATTTACTTAAAAATAATATACATCTACTAAGTAAAGAAATCTTAGAAAATTATACTACTGATTTTAATATCAATTTTACTCACGATTCAACAGCTATTGAAGGAAATACTTTAACTTTAAAAGAAACTAAACTTTTACTTGAAGATAAAATCTCTGTAGGTTCAAAAGATTTAAGAGAAGTATATGAAATAGTTAATCATGAAAAAGCTTGGAATTATGTTAAAACACTTATTAAAAAAGGGAAAAATTTAGATGAAACAATAATAAAAGAAATTCACAGAATTCTAATGGAAAATATTATGGAAGGTGGAGAATATAGAGATATTGATGTTAGAATAACTGGTGCAAAGCATTCCCCACCAAGTCCAATTATTGCAAAAATTGAATTAAATGAATTCTTTAAAAAATTAAAAAATAATGATTTCAATGAAATAGCATATTCAGCATACACTCATGCCGAATTTGTTAGAATACATCCTTTTACTGATGGTAATGGTAGAATATCAAGAATTATAATGAATTATCAATTAGTTAAAAATGATTTTTTACCAATATCAATTAAAACGAAAGATAAAAACAATTATTATGATGCTTTAGAAGAATATGGTATTAATAATAATTTAAATCCATTTATTAAAATGATTTATGAATTAGAAGAAGAACAACTTGATTTTTATTTAAATGCAATAAAATTAAGAAAAAATAAAGATTTATAA
- a CDS encoding Ig-like domain-containing protein, which produces MKHKCVATFLILMSFLLLFSLSSVSAGTYNLNNSSSTTDVQDIIYNDNDSDLVINLDEGDYNFDQINISRNATIIGKNKNNVRISGTGTLFNITSQNVKFINLTISGYQTAMMSNTGKLSIIGCNISTSGISVDVEGDGDLSGISIENNTIISSIGTNYRGAVYIYSRNSTVGVSIKNNNILANTGSGDGLRIDVQYCNNSILIENNNITGANDGVDFDGQYGHNIIMLTNNDITGSSRRGFYLYSGHANNTLTATNNKIRAQGHGIYIFDSRTNHNNNSLSITNNDVTSSTTDSLYLGLRESNSNVTIINNNFTTLATSGDTGGIYVDAEYSNNNITITNNNITGLNRSGIYLSSFSSNNTIVISNNMITGMVYGVLLSVYDSNNTITVVNNDIIAMENGVFLNASNSTNSISFLWNNITCIDGLYAMHIYCLNEFSGLSLFNNTFTSSVGLYFELDDATLSNIHIVSNTINTSSMGISIDEFSPSFVNMTVNYNRILAVELGLLFATTDAGSSFDYNWWGLNDAVSMISGFDTNNHYILNITNLNNFAIVRVGDTLNFVLLVLNTTLTNEGVEKMPYFVINGTFNGLNFSSSRDDLFITQFKIQNVGLQSSNASLDQEFVSFEFNAIKSSVIITVDDITAEKGKKVRLVAKLVDQNGKPLADKKVSFYIAGKYIGDAITNQEGIATLDYIPENTGTFQVTAIFLGDKLHNPSEGIGILTIQDNLDNNDNDKNNSDNNDNNNDKDNSDYNVKATMKSTGIPINLLVLVLLSCLGMVIRKKQ; this is translated from the coding sequence ATGAAGCATAAATGTGTTGCAACATTTTTGATTTTAATGTCTTTTTTGTTATTGTTTAGTTTGTCAAGTGTTAGTGCTGGAACTTATAATTTGAATAATTCTAGTTCTACTACTGATGTTCAGGATATTATTTACAATGATAATGATTCTGATTTGGTGATTAATCTTGATGAGGGGGATTATAACTTTGATCAGATCAATATTAGTCGTAATGCCACCATAATTGGTAAAAATAAGAATAATGTTCGAATTTCTGGAACTGGTACTTTATTTAATATCACTAGTCAGAATGTTAAGTTTATTAATTTAACAATTAGTGGATATCAAACAGCTATGATGTCAAATACTGGTAAATTATCTATTATAGGTTGTAATATTAGTACAAGTGGTATTAGTGTTGACGTTGAGGGAGATGGTGATTTATCAGGTATATCAATAGAAAATAATACTATAATTTCTTCTATTGGTACTAATTATCGTGGTGCAGTTTATATCTATTCACGTAATTCTACTGTTGGTGTTTCTATAAAAAATAATAATATTTTAGCTAATACTGGAAGTGGTGATGGTCTACGTATAGATGTTCAATATTGTAATAATTCAATACTTATTGAAAACAACAATATTACAGGAGCAAATGATGGTGTTGATTTCGATGGACAATATGGCCACAACATCATTATGCTTACTAATAATGATATTACAGGGTCATCAAGACGTGGTTTTTACTTATATTCAGGCCATGCTAACAATACTCTAACTGCTACTAACAATAAGATCAGAGCACAAGGACATGGTATTTACATTTTTGATTCTAGGACTAACCATAATAATAATTCTCTTTCCATTACTAATAATGACGTTACATCATCCACAACTGATAGTCTTTATTTGGGCTTAAGGGAGTCTAACAGCAATGTAACTATTATCAACAATAATTTCACAACATTAGCGACTAGTGGTGATACAGGAGGTATTTATGTAGATGCAGAGTATAGTAACAACAATATAACTATTACTAACAACAACATTACAGGATTAAATCGTTCTGGTATTTACTTAAGTTCATTTAGTAGTAACAATACTATTGTTATTTCTAATAATATGATTACTGGAATGGTTTATGGTGTTCTTTTATCTGTTTATGATAGTAATAATACCATAACCGTTGTTAATAATGATATTATAGCAATGGAGAATGGTGTTTTTTTAAATGCATCTAATAGTACTAATAGTATAAGTTTTCTTTGGAATAATATTACTTGTATTGATGGTTTGTATGCTATGCATATATATTGTCTAAATGAGTTTAGTGGTTTATCTTTGTTCAATAATACTTTTACTAGTAGTGTTGGTTTATACTTTGAATTAGATGATGCTACTTTGAGTAATATTCATATTGTTAGTAATACTATTAATACTAGTAGTATGGGTATTAGTATTGATGAGTTCAGTCCTAGTTTTGTCAATATGACTGTTAATTATAATCGTATTTTGGCTGTTGAGCTTGGTTTGCTTTTTGCAACTACTGATGCTGGTAGCAGTTTTGATTATAATTGGTGGGGGCTTAATGATGCAGTTAGTATGATTTCTGGTTTTGATACTAATAACCATTATATCTTGAATATTACTAATCTTAATAATTTTGCTATTGTTCGAGTTGGTGATACTCTTAATTTTGTATTATTGGTCTTGAATACTACTCTCACTAATGAAGGCGTAGAAAAAATGCCTTACTTTGTGATTAATGGTACTTTTAATGGCTTAAATTTCAGTAGTAGTCGTGATGATCTTTTCATTACTCAGTTCAAAATCCAAAATGTTGGTTTACAATCAAGTAATGCTTCACTTGATCAAGAATTTGTATCATTCGAATTTAATGCTATAAAAAGTAGTGTTATAATCACTGTTGATGATATAACTGCTGAAAAAGGTAAAAAAGTTAGATTGGTAGCTAAGCTCGTTGATCAAAATGGTAAGCCATTGGCTGATAAAAAAGTTAGCTTTTATATAGCTGGTAAATACATTGGAGACGCTATAACTAATCAAGAAGGAATAGCTACTTTAGATTATATACCAGAGAACACTGGAACTTTTCAAGTTACTGCAATATTTTTAGGCGATAAACTTCATAATCCTAGTGAAGGTATTGGTATTTTAACAATCCAAGATAATCTAGATAATAACGACAATGATAAAAACAATTCAGATAATAATGACAATAATAATGACAAAGACAATTCAGATTATAATGTTAAAGCCACTATGAAATCTACAGGAATACCAATAAACTTACTAGTGTTAGTATTGTTAAGTTGTTTAGGAATGGTAATAAGAAAAAAACAATAA
- a CDS encoding replication factor C large subunit, protein MRWTEKYRPKTFKDIIGNGKQKKEIEAWVKSWKEGDPQPCLLLVGPAGTGKTTFAHVIANEFSDFIELNASDKRSYDIIMNTVGESATTKSFFTTDNNNHDDHKLIILDEVDGIHGTDDRGGTRAIGKIIKESIHPIVMTANDFYSKRLTSIKPKCKVIKIGKVHTNSINALLKRICAKEGIEADPEAVRALAKNSNGDMRSALNTLQVIADETKKLRMEDLEIVSQKDNTNNIFDSVRRVLKSKSIDKVKNSLRLDEDPTLVMEYIAENIPREYEKPEEIKKAYEMISEADLYFGRAQQTRTYTYWRYASEFMGVGVAIAKDETYKKFTRLTGAMAFSLMGRTRGKRALRDGIAEKMSEKLHMSNSVAISMFPYMEIMFENDDVAYDISHFLDFDDDEIKRFRKKKIPKSVINRKEKEIREELTKNKELAKSESHLNEVVHINSGTLAFDSKTKKEKINDKIKEEKAEENKEEKPEKTLKKELNEKTTETTKITESSEQTTSEKEKIETKKEKKSESSENKEDQPKEEKPKKAQKDVAQKSLFNF, encoded by the coding sequence ATGCGTTGGACAGAAAAATACCGCCCTAAAACGTTTAAAGACATTATTGGGAATGGTAAGCAAAAAAAGGAAATTGAAGCTTGGGTGAAAAGCTGGAAAGAAGGGGATCCTCAGCCTTGCTTATTACTTGTTGGACCAGCTGGAACTGGAAAAACAACCTTTGCTCATGTAATAGCTAATGAATTTTCTGATTTCATTGAGTTAAATGCTAGTGATAAACGTTCATATGATATTATTATGAATACTGTTGGAGAATCTGCAACTACCAAATCCTTTTTTACTACTGACAATAACAATCATGATGACCACAAACTAATCATTCTCGATGAAGTCGATGGAATTCATGGGACTGATGATAGAGGTGGAACTAGGGCTATTGGGAAGATTATTAAAGAAAGTATTCATCCAATTGTCATGACAGCTAATGATTTTTACAGTAAAAGACTAACAAGTATTAAACCAAAATGTAAAGTCATTAAAATAGGAAAAGTCCATACAAACTCTATCAATGCATTACTTAAACGTATTTGTGCTAAAGAAGGAATTGAAGCTGATCCTGAAGCAGTTCGTGCTTTAGCTAAAAATTCTAATGGAGATATGCGTTCAGCTTTAAACACTCTACAAGTTATAGCTGATGAAACTAAAAAACTTCGAATGGAAGATTTAGAGATTGTTTCTCAAAAGGATAATACAAACAATATTTTTGATAGTGTAAGAAGAGTATTAAAAAGCAAAAGTATTGATAAAGTAAAGAATTCTCTTAGATTAGATGAAGATCCAACTCTTGTAATGGAATATATAGCTGAAAACATTCCTAGAGAATATGAAAAACCAGAAGAAATCAAAAAAGCTTATGAAATGATAAGTGAAGCTGATTTATACTTTGGAAGAGCACAACAAACTAGAACTTATACATATTGGAGATATGCTAGTGAGTTTATGGGTGTTGGTGTAGCTATAGCTAAAGATGAAACCTATAAAAAATTCACAAGACTTACAGGAGCTATGGCTTTCTCTCTCATGGGTAGAACAAGAGGAAAAAGAGCTCTTAGAGATGGTATTGCTGAGAAAATGTCTGAAAAATTACACATGTCTAATAGTGTAGCTATTTCTATGTTTCCTTATATGGAGATAATGTTTGAAAACGATGATGTTGCATATGATATTTCTCATTTTCTAGACTTTGATGATGATGAAATAAAACGATTTAGAAAAAAGAAAATACCTAAATCAGTTATTAATAGGAAAGAAAAGGAAATCAGAGAAGAATTAACTAAAAATAAAGAATTAGCTAAATCTGAAAGCCATTTAAATGAAGTTGTACATATAAATTCAGGAACTTTAGCATTTGATTCAAAAACTAAAAAAGAAAAAATAAATGATAAAATCAAAGAAGAAAAAGCTGAAGAAAATAAAGAAGAAAAACCTGAAAAAACACTTAAAAAAGAATTAAATGAGAAAACAACAGAAACAACTAAAATAACTGAATCATCAGAACAAACAACTTCTGAAAAAGAAAAAATAGAAACAAAAAAGGAAAAAAAATCAGAAAGTTCTGAAAATAAAGAAGATCAACCAAAAGAGGAAAAACCTAAAAAAGCTCAAAAAGATGTTGCTCAAAAATCATTATTTAATTTTTAA
- a CDS encoding replication factor C small subunit, producing MKGPWVEKYRPQKLEDVVGQKHIIERLENYVNEEGMPNLMFTGPAGVGKTTTALALVKSILGEYWRQNFLELNASDARGIETVRTNIKNFCRLKPVGAPFRIIFLDEVDNMTKDAQHALRREMEMYTKTASFILSCNYSSKIIDPIQSRCAIFRFAPIKGQDIVKRLEYIAGEENVDYDDTALETIVYFAEGDMRKAVNLLQAAASGEEKITEDKIYDVVSKAKPKDISEMVTKALTGDFMGARDLLRETMVLQGTSGEDMVNQIYQDVTKRAMEGNMDSEIYIDLIEAIADSDFRIREGANPRIQLEALLTKFL from the coding sequence ATGAAAGGACCTTGGGTAGAGAAATACAGACCACAAAAGTTAGAAGATGTTGTTGGCCAAAAACATATTATTGAACGATTAGAAAACTATGTAAATGAAGAAGGAATGCCAAATTTAATGTTTACAGGTCCTGCAGGTGTTGGAAAAACCACAACTGCACTTGCTTTAGTTAAATCTATTCTTGGAGAATATTGGCGTCAAAATTTCCTTGAGTTAAATGCTTCTGATGCAAGAGGTATTGAAACTGTAAGGACTAATATCAAAAATTTCTGCCGTTTAAAACCAGTTGGAGCTCCATTTAGAATTATTTTCCTTGATGAAGTGGATAATATGACTAAGGATGCTCAACATGCACTTCGTCGTGAAATGGAGATGTATACCAAAACAGCTTCATTTATACTTTCATGTAATTATTCTTCAAAAATCATTGATCCTATTCAATCAAGATGTGCAATATTTAGATTTGCACCAATCAAAGGTCAAGATATTGTTAAAAGATTGGAATATATAGCAGGTGAAGAAAATGTTGATTATGATGATACAGCTCTTGAAACTATAGTTTACTTTGCAGAAGGAGATATGCGTAAGGCTGTAAATCTTTTGCAAGCTGCAGCTTCTGGTGAAGAAAAGATAACTGAAGATAAGATTTACGATGTTGTTTCAAAAGCTAAACCTAAAGATATCAGTGAAATGGTTACTAAAGCTCTTACTGGTGATTTTATGGGAGCTAGGGATCTTCTTCGTGAAACTATGGTTTTACAAGGAACTAGTGGGGAAGATATGGTTAATCAAATCTATCAAGACGTTACTAAAAGAGCTATGGAAGGTAATATGGATAGTGAAATTTATATAGATTTGATTGAAGCTATTGCAGATTCTGATTTTAGAATCAGAGAAGGTGCTAATCCTAGGATTCAGCTTGAAGCATTGTTAACTAAATTTTTATAA